In Paralichthys olivaceus isolate ysfri-2021 chromosome 13, ASM2471397v2, whole genome shotgun sequence, the following are encoded in one genomic region:
- the LOC109643570 gene encoding semaphorin-4A-like isoform X4, whose protein sequence is MVQYDSVKGRCPFSPFQRNTAIVIDGELFTATTSDFRGVKPQISRHFSKRSHPNVHQDTSVSLLDEPTFVGSSSDPAERKLYFFFSEVGKEFSFIDELQIPRVAQVCRDDVGGQRTLQKKWTSFAKASLLCQSHKQLPFNILQDVFTLQPPEGSNPSDTLFYGVFTSQWSSGRQSAVCVFKLQDIRTVFSGSYRTFDMEMHQWSSLLGKHSYLGQCGLDKATDSELEEVKRSFLTSGGVKPVADGPVVVSSEHQYSRVVAMRTTAANGKQYTILFLLTESGFLHKIVVLDWGALVIEEIQVFTQPQLVKSIVLSTTRGAVYVGTSEGVTSVPVANCSVYRSCGQCVLARDPLCGWSPTRRECTNLNNDRDHIVQDVENGNIEKACLQQISNSEDTEVSVGLNEVVRLQCVKPSNMAALTWKSPQFKHLPEKLFIQSADGSLIFHAADATFGTYRCEAEEGGYKEVVVSYTVQPMISPRSMIPNADKDPRSNSEDDSHYIVPEEELTSTLLPSGDAEDEGDEFSTNREDDDTSNNPKFQDDGLNLTFRNNNQSLKETLNIPEKSYYSELVVVSLLLVICIFILVVGGALLWRQRKAGVKKNHLVSADADREPEVVET, encoded by the exons ATGGTTCAATATGATAGTGTTAAAGGTCGCTGTCCATTCAGCCCCTTCCAGAGGAACACCGCCATCGTCATCG atGGCGAGCTGTTCACCGCTACAACCAGTGACTTCAGAGGAGTCAAACCGCAGATTTCTCGACACTTCAGCAAACGCAGTCATCCTAATGTCCATCAGGACACGTCTGTCAGTTTACTGGATG AGCCAACTTTCGTTGGCTCGTCGTCGGACCCGGCGGAGAGGAAGCTCTACTTCTTCTTCAGTGAAGTTGGGAAAGAGTTCAGCTTCATTGATGAGCTGCAGATTCCACGAGTCGCACAAGTCTGTAGG GATGACGTCGGTGGACAGAGGACTCTGCAGAAGAAGTGGACGTCCTTCGCCAAAGCTTCTCTTCTCTGTCAATCTCACAAACAGCTTCCCTTCAACATTCTCCAGGATGTGTTCACCCtgcagccaccagagggcagcaATCCCTCTGACACCCTGTTCTATGGCGTCTTCACCTCTCAGTg GTCCTCAGGTCGTCAGTCTGCTGTCTGCGTCTTTAAGCTGCAGGACATCAGGACGGTGTTCTCTGGGAGCTATAGGACCTTCGACATGGAGATGCACCAGTGGAGTTCACTGCTGGGAAAACACTCGTACCTGGGACAG TGTGGACTGGACAAAGCCACCGATTCAGAGctagaggaggtgaagaggagttTTCTGACCAGTGGTGGAGTCAAACCTGTGGCAGACGGTCCAGTGGTTGTTTCCTCTGAGCATCAGTACAGTCGTGTGGTGGCGATGAGGACGACAGCAGCAAACGGCAAACAGTACACCATCCTTTTTCTGCTCACAG AGTCTGGATTCCTGCACAAGATTGTTGTTCTGGATTGGGGTGCCCTGGTCATTGAGGAGATTCAGGTCTTCACACAGCCACAGCTGGTGAAGAGCATCGTTCTCTCGACCACCAGG GGGGCAGTATACGTGGGAACGTCTGAGGGTGTCACCTCCGTCCCTGTGGCGAACTGCTCCGTTTACAGAAGCTGCGGTCAGTGTGTTCTGGCCAGAGatcctctgtgtgggtggagtCCGACCAGGAGGGAGTGCACAAATCTGAACAACGATCGTGATCACAT agTTCAGGATGTGGAAAATGGAAATATAGAAAAAGCATGTCTACAACAAATCAGTAACAGTGAGGACACag AGGTCAGTGTTGGTCTGAATGAAGTGGTCAGACTCCAGTGTGTCAAACCTTCCAACATGGCCGCTCTGACCTGGAAGTCCCCTCAGTTCAAACACCTGCCAGAGAAACTCTTCATCCAATCAGCCGACGGCAGCCTCATCTTCCATGCTGCCGATGCCACCTTTGGGACGTACCGctgtgaggcagaggagggCGGTTACAAGGAAGTGGTCGTGAGTTATACTGTCCAACCAATGATTTCTCCACGCTCAATGATCCCAAACGCTGACAAGGACCCCAGGTCCAACAGCGAAGACGATTCACATTACATTGTTCCTGAGGAAGAACTGACGTCAACACTACTACCGTCAGGAGACGCAGAGGATGAAGGGGATGAATTCTCAACCAACCGTGAAGACGATGACACGTCCAACAACCCCAAATTTCAGGATGATGGTTTGAACTTGACCTTCAGGAACAACAACCAGTCCTTGAAGGAGACACTCAACATCCCAGAGAAAAGTTACTACAGTGAGCTGGTGGTCGTttcactgctgctggtgatCTGCATCTTCATCCTGGTGGTTGGAGGTGCTCTCCTGTGGCGCCAGAGGAAAGCGGGCGTCAAAAAGAATCACCTGGTCAGTGCTGACGCTGATCGTGAGCCAGAGGTGGTGGAGACATAA
- the LOC109643570 gene encoding semaphorin-4A-like isoform X1 gives MAPSATLLFLLGVLTSTGSLPPPRISFLFNSTERPLIHFSLCDVHNTTTLLLSDDGSTLYVGARDAVLSLDISHSDVISLKRKVSWRPSEDDIRECQVKGKNPEVDCPNFVRVLQLINSTHLYTCGSFAFNPRDAFIDAASFSMVQYDSVKGRCPFSPFQRNTAIVIDGELFTATTSDFRGVKPQISRHFSKRSHPNVHQDTSVSLLDEPTFVGSSSDPAERKLYFFFSEVGKEFSFIDELQIPRVAQVCRDDVGGQRTLQKKWTSFAKASLLCQSHKQLPFNILQDVFTLQPPEGSNPSDTLFYGVFTSQWSSGRQSAVCVFKLQDIRTVFSGSYRTFDMEMHQWSSLLGKHSYLGQCGLDKATDSELEEVKRSFLTSGGVKPVADGPVVVSSEHQYSRVVAMRTTAANGKQYTILFLLTESGFLHKIVVLDWGALVIEEIQVFTQPQLVKSIVLSTTRGAVYVGTSEGVTSVPVANCSVYRSCGQCVLARDPLCGWSPTRRECTNLNNDRDHIVQDVENGNIEKACLQQISNSEDTAEVSVGLNEVVRLQCVKPSNMAALTWKSPQFKHLPEKLFIQSADGSLIFHAADATFGTYRCEAEEGGYKEVVVSYTVQPMISPRSMIPNADKDPRSNSEDDSHYIVPEEELTSTLLPSGDAEDEGDEFSTNREDDDTSNNPKFQDDGLNLTFRNNNQSLKETLNIPEKSYYSELVVVSLLLVICIFILVVGGALLWRQRKAGVKKNHLVSADADREPEVVET, from the exons ATGGCTCCATCagccaccctcctcttcctcctcggcGTGCTGACCTCCACCggctctctgcctcctcctcggATCTCCTTCCTCTTCA ACTCCACAGAACGACCTCTCATCCACTTCAGCCTCTGTGATGTCCACAACACCACCACACTGTTGCTGAGCGACGATGGGTCCACCCTGTATGTCGGGGCGCGAGATGCTGTCCTCTCGTTGGACATCAGtcatagtgatgtcatcagcCTGAAGAGGAAG GTGTCATGGCGTCCGTCTGAGGATGACATTAGGGAGTGTCAAGTTAAAGGGAAGAATCCAGAG gtcGACTGTCCGAACTTTGTCCGTGTGCTGCAGCTGATAAACTCCACCCACCTTTACACCTGTGGCAGCTTCGCCTTCAACCCTCGTGATGCCTTCATC gATGCTGCGAGTTTCTCTATGGTTCAATATGATAGTGTTAAAGGTCGCTGTCCATTCAGCCCCTTCCAGAGGAACACCGCCATCGTCATCG atGGCGAGCTGTTCACCGCTACAACCAGTGACTTCAGAGGAGTCAAACCGCAGATTTCTCGACACTTCAGCAAACGCAGTCATCCTAATGTCCATCAGGACACGTCTGTCAGTTTACTGGATG AGCCAACTTTCGTTGGCTCGTCGTCGGACCCGGCGGAGAGGAAGCTCTACTTCTTCTTCAGTGAAGTTGGGAAAGAGTTCAGCTTCATTGATGAGCTGCAGATTCCACGAGTCGCACAAGTCTGTAGG GATGACGTCGGTGGACAGAGGACTCTGCAGAAGAAGTGGACGTCCTTCGCCAAAGCTTCTCTTCTCTGTCAATCTCACAAACAGCTTCCCTTCAACATTCTCCAGGATGTGTTCACCCtgcagccaccagagggcagcaATCCCTCTGACACCCTGTTCTATGGCGTCTTCACCTCTCAGTg GTCCTCAGGTCGTCAGTCTGCTGTCTGCGTCTTTAAGCTGCAGGACATCAGGACGGTGTTCTCTGGGAGCTATAGGACCTTCGACATGGAGATGCACCAGTGGAGTTCACTGCTGGGAAAACACTCGTACCTGGGACAG TGTGGACTGGACAAAGCCACCGATTCAGAGctagaggaggtgaagaggagttTTCTGACCAGTGGTGGAGTCAAACCTGTGGCAGACGGTCCAGTGGTTGTTTCCTCTGAGCATCAGTACAGTCGTGTGGTGGCGATGAGGACGACAGCAGCAAACGGCAAACAGTACACCATCCTTTTTCTGCTCACAG AGTCTGGATTCCTGCACAAGATTGTTGTTCTGGATTGGGGTGCCCTGGTCATTGAGGAGATTCAGGTCTTCACACAGCCACAGCTGGTGAAGAGCATCGTTCTCTCGACCACCAGG GGGGCAGTATACGTGGGAACGTCTGAGGGTGTCACCTCCGTCCCTGTGGCGAACTGCTCCGTTTACAGAAGCTGCGGTCAGTGTGTTCTGGCCAGAGatcctctgtgtgggtggagtCCGACCAGGAGGGAGTGCACAAATCTGAACAACGATCGTGATCACAT agTTCAGGATGTGGAAAATGGAAATATAGAAAAAGCATGTCTACAACAAATCAGTAACAGTGAGGACACag CAGAGGTCAGTGTTGGTCTGAATGAAGTGGTCAGACTCCAGTGTGTCAAACCTTCCAACATGGCCGCTCTGACCTGGAAGTCCCCTCAGTTCAAACACCTGCCAGAGAAACTCTTCATCCAATCAGCCGACGGCAGCCTCATCTTCCATGCTGCCGATGCCACCTTTGGGACGTACCGctgtgaggcagaggagggCGGTTACAAGGAAGTGGTCGTGAGTTATACTGTCCAACCAATGATTTCTCCACGCTCAATGATCCCAAACGCTGACAAGGACCCCAGGTCCAACAGCGAAGACGATTCACATTACATTGTTCCTGAGGAAGAACTGACGTCAACACTACTACCGTCAGGAGACGCAGAGGATGAAGGGGATGAATTCTCAACCAACCGTGAAGACGATGACACGTCCAACAACCCCAAATTTCAGGATGATGGTTTGAACTTGACCTTCAGGAACAACAACCAGTCCTTGAAGGAGACACTCAACATCCCAGAGAAAAGTTACTACAGTGAGCTGGTGGTCGTttcactgctgctggtgatCTGCATCTTCATCCTGGTGGTTGGAGGTGCTCTCCTGTGGCGCCAGAGGAAAGCGGGCGTCAAAAAGAATCACCTGGTCAGTGCTGACGCTGATCGTGAGCCAGAGGTGGTGGAGACATAA
- the LOC109643570 gene encoding semaphorin-4A-like isoform X3, whose protein sequence is MVQYDSVKGRCPFSPFQRNTAIVIDGELFTATTSDFRGVKPQISRHFSKRSHPNVHQDTSVSLLDEPTFVGSSSDPAERKLYFFFSEVGKEFSFIDELQIPRVAQVCRDDVGGQRTLQKKWTSFAKASLLCQSHKQLPFNILQDVFTLQPPEGSNPSDTLFYGVFTSQWSSGRQSAVCVFKLQDIRTVFSGSYRTFDMEMHQWSSLLGKHSYLGQCGLDKATDSELEEVKRSFLTSGGVKPVADGPVVVSSEHQYSRVVAMRTTAANGKQYTILFLLTESGFLHKIVVLDWGALVIEEIQVFTQPQLVKSIVLSTTRGAVYVGTSEGVTSVPVANCSVYRSCGQCVLARDPLCGWSPTRRECTNLNNDRDHIVQDVENGNIEKACLQQISNSEDTAEVSVGLNEVVRLQCVKPSNMAALTWKSPQFKHLPEKLFIQSADGSLIFHAADATFGTYRCEAEEGGYKEVVVSYTVQPMISPRSMIPNADKDPRSNSEDDSHYIVPEEELTSTLLPSGDAEDEGDEFSTNREDDDTSNNPKFQDDGLNLTFRNNNQSLKETLNIPEKSYYSELVVVSLLLVICIFILVVGGALLWRQRKAGVKKNHLVSADADREPEVVET, encoded by the exons ATGGTTCAATATGATAGTGTTAAAGGTCGCTGTCCATTCAGCCCCTTCCAGAGGAACACCGCCATCGTCATCG atGGCGAGCTGTTCACCGCTACAACCAGTGACTTCAGAGGAGTCAAACCGCAGATTTCTCGACACTTCAGCAAACGCAGTCATCCTAATGTCCATCAGGACACGTCTGTCAGTTTACTGGATG AGCCAACTTTCGTTGGCTCGTCGTCGGACCCGGCGGAGAGGAAGCTCTACTTCTTCTTCAGTGAAGTTGGGAAAGAGTTCAGCTTCATTGATGAGCTGCAGATTCCACGAGTCGCACAAGTCTGTAGG GATGACGTCGGTGGACAGAGGACTCTGCAGAAGAAGTGGACGTCCTTCGCCAAAGCTTCTCTTCTCTGTCAATCTCACAAACAGCTTCCCTTCAACATTCTCCAGGATGTGTTCACCCtgcagccaccagagggcagcaATCCCTCTGACACCCTGTTCTATGGCGTCTTCACCTCTCAGTg GTCCTCAGGTCGTCAGTCTGCTGTCTGCGTCTTTAAGCTGCAGGACATCAGGACGGTGTTCTCTGGGAGCTATAGGACCTTCGACATGGAGATGCACCAGTGGAGTTCACTGCTGGGAAAACACTCGTACCTGGGACAG TGTGGACTGGACAAAGCCACCGATTCAGAGctagaggaggtgaagaggagttTTCTGACCAGTGGTGGAGTCAAACCTGTGGCAGACGGTCCAGTGGTTGTTTCCTCTGAGCATCAGTACAGTCGTGTGGTGGCGATGAGGACGACAGCAGCAAACGGCAAACAGTACACCATCCTTTTTCTGCTCACAG AGTCTGGATTCCTGCACAAGATTGTTGTTCTGGATTGGGGTGCCCTGGTCATTGAGGAGATTCAGGTCTTCACACAGCCACAGCTGGTGAAGAGCATCGTTCTCTCGACCACCAGG GGGGCAGTATACGTGGGAACGTCTGAGGGTGTCACCTCCGTCCCTGTGGCGAACTGCTCCGTTTACAGAAGCTGCGGTCAGTGTGTTCTGGCCAGAGatcctctgtgtgggtggagtCCGACCAGGAGGGAGTGCACAAATCTGAACAACGATCGTGATCACAT agTTCAGGATGTGGAAAATGGAAATATAGAAAAAGCATGTCTACAACAAATCAGTAACAGTGAGGACACag CAGAGGTCAGTGTTGGTCTGAATGAAGTGGTCAGACTCCAGTGTGTCAAACCTTCCAACATGGCCGCTCTGACCTGGAAGTCCCCTCAGTTCAAACACCTGCCAGAGAAACTCTTCATCCAATCAGCCGACGGCAGCCTCATCTTCCATGCTGCCGATGCCACCTTTGGGACGTACCGctgtgaggcagaggagggCGGTTACAAGGAAGTGGTCGTGAGTTATACTGTCCAACCAATGATTTCTCCACGCTCAATGATCCCAAACGCTGACAAGGACCCCAGGTCCAACAGCGAAGACGATTCACATTACATTGTTCCTGAGGAAGAACTGACGTCAACACTACTACCGTCAGGAGACGCAGAGGATGAAGGGGATGAATTCTCAACCAACCGTGAAGACGATGACACGTCCAACAACCCCAAATTTCAGGATGATGGTTTGAACTTGACCTTCAGGAACAACAACCAGTCCTTGAAGGAGACACTCAACATCCCAGAGAAAAGTTACTACAGTGAGCTGGTGGTCGTttcactgctgctggtgatCTGCATCTTCATCCTGGTGGTTGGAGGTGCTCTCCTGTGGCGCCAGAGGAAAGCGGGCGTCAAAAAGAATCACCTGGTCAGTGCTGACGCTGATCGTGAGCCAGAGGTGGTGGAGACATAA
- the LOC109643570 gene encoding semaphorin-4A-like isoform X2: MAPSATLLFLLGVLTSTGSLPPPRISFLFNSTERPLIHFSLCDVHNTTTLLLSDDGSTLYVGARDAVLSLDISHSDVISLKRKVSWRPSEDDIRECQVKGKNPEVDCPNFVRVLQLINSTHLYTCGSFAFNPRDAFIDAASFSMVQYDSVKGRCPFSPFQRNTAIVIDGELFTATTSDFRGVKPQISRHFSKRSHPNVHQDTSVSLLDEPTFVGSSSDPAERKLYFFFSEVGKEFSFIDELQIPRVAQVCRDDVGGQRTLQKKWTSFAKASLLCQSHKQLPFNILQDVFTLQPPEGSNPSDTLFYGVFTSQWSSGRQSAVCVFKLQDIRTVFSGSYRTFDMEMHQWSSLLGKHSYLGQCGLDKATDSELEEVKRSFLTSGGVKPVADGPVVVSSEHQYSRVVAMRTTAANGKQYTILFLLTESGFLHKIVVLDWGALVIEEIQVFTQPQLVKSIVLSTTRGAVYVGTSEGVTSVPVANCSVYRSCGQCVLARDPLCGWSPTRRECTNLNNDRDHIVQDVENGNIEKACLQQISNSEDTEVSVGLNEVVRLQCVKPSNMAALTWKSPQFKHLPEKLFIQSADGSLIFHAADATFGTYRCEAEEGGYKEVVVSYTVQPMISPRSMIPNADKDPRSNSEDDSHYIVPEEELTSTLLPSGDAEDEGDEFSTNREDDDTSNNPKFQDDGLNLTFRNNNQSLKETLNIPEKSYYSELVVVSLLLVICIFILVVGGALLWRQRKAGVKKNHLVSADADREPEVVET; encoded by the exons ATGGCTCCATCagccaccctcctcttcctcctcggcGTGCTGACCTCCACCggctctctgcctcctcctcggATCTCCTTCCTCTTCA ACTCCACAGAACGACCTCTCATCCACTTCAGCCTCTGTGATGTCCACAACACCACCACACTGTTGCTGAGCGACGATGGGTCCACCCTGTATGTCGGGGCGCGAGATGCTGTCCTCTCGTTGGACATCAGtcatagtgatgtcatcagcCTGAAGAGGAAG GTGTCATGGCGTCCGTCTGAGGATGACATTAGGGAGTGTCAAGTTAAAGGGAAGAATCCAGAG gtcGACTGTCCGAACTTTGTCCGTGTGCTGCAGCTGATAAACTCCACCCACCTTTACACCTGTGGCAGCTTCGCCTTCAACCCTCGTGATGCCTTCATC gATGCTGCGAGTTTCTCTATGGTTCAATATGATAGTGTTAAAGGTCGCTGTCCATTCAGCCCCTTCCAGAGGAACACCGCCATCGTCATCG atGGCGAGCTGTTCACCGCTACAACCAGTGACTTCAGAGGAGTCAAACCGCAGATTTCTCGACACTTCAGCAAACGCAGTCATCCTAATGTCCATCAGGACACGTCTGTCAGTTTACTGGATG AGCCAACTTTCGTTGGCTCGTCGTCGGACCCGGCGGAGAGGAAGCTCTACTTCTTCTTCAGTGAAGTTGGGAAAGAGTTCAGCTTCATTGATGAGCTGCAGATTCCACGAGTCGCACAAGTCTGTAGG GATGACGTCGGTGGACAGAGGACTCTGCAGAAGAAGTGGACGTCCTTCGCCAAAGCTTCTCTTCTCTGTCAATCTCACAAACAGCTTCCCTTCAACATTCTCCAGGATGTGTTCACCCtgcagccaccagagggcagcaATCCCTCTGACACCCTGTTCTATGGCGTCTTCACCTCTCAGTg GTCCTCAGGTCGTCAGTCTGCTGTCTGCGTCTTTAAGCTGCAGGACATCAGGACGGTGTTCTCTGGGAGCTATAGGACCTTCGACATGGAGATGCACCAGTGGAGTTCACTGCTGGGAAAACACTCGTACCTGGGACAG TGTGGACTGGACAAAGCCACCGATTCAGAGctagaggaggtgaagaggagttTTCTGACCAGTGGTGGAGTCAAACCTGTGGCAGACGGTCCAGTGGTTGTTTCCTCTGAGCATCAGTACAGTCGTGTGGTGGCGATGAGGACGACAGCAGCAAACGGCAAACAGTACACCATCCTTTTTCTGCTCACAG AGTCTGGATTCCTGCACAAGATTGTTGTTCTGGATTGGGGTGCCCTGGTCATTGAGGAGATTCAGGTCTTCACACAGCCACAGCTGGTGAAGAGCATCGTTCTCTCGACCACCAGG GGGGCAGTATACGTGGGAACGTCTGAGGGTGTCACCTCCGTCCCTGTGGCGAACTGCTCCGTTTACAGAAGCTGCGGTCAGTGTGTTCTGGCCAGAGatcctctgtgtgggtggagtCCGACCAGGAGGGAGTGCACAAATCTGAACAACGATCGTGATCACAT agTTCAGGATGTGGAAAATGGAAATATAGAAAAAGCATGTCTACAACAAATCAGTAACAGTGAGGACACag AGGTCAGTGTTGGTCTGAATGAAGTGGTCAGACTCCAGTGTGTCAAACCTTCCAACATGGCCGCTCTGACCTGGAAGTCCCCTCAGTTCAAACACCTGCCAGAGAAACTCTTCATCCAATCAGCCGACGGCAGCCTCATCTTCCATGCTGCCGATGCCACCTTTGGGACGTACCGctgtgaggcagaggagggCGGTTACAAGGAAGTGGTCGTGAGTTATACTGTCCAACCAATGATTTCTCCACGCTCAATGATCCCAAACGCTGACAAGGACCCCAGGTCCAACAGCGAAGACGATTCACATTACATTGTTCCTGAGGAAGAACTGACGTCAACACTACTACCGTCAGGAGACGCAGAGGATGAAGGGGATGAATTCTCAACCAACCGTGAAGACGATGACACGTCCAACAACCCCAAATTTCAGGATGATGGTTTGAACTTGACCTTCAGGAACAACAACCAGTCCTTGAAGGAGACACTCAACATCCCAGAGAAAAGTTACTACAGTGAGCTGGTGGTCGTttcactgctgctggtgatCTGCATCTTCATCCTGGTGGTTGGAGGTGCTCTCCTGTGGCGCCAGAGGAAAGCGGGCGTCAAAAAGAATCACCTGGTCAGTGCTGACGCTGATCGTGAGCCAGAGGTGGTGGAGACATAA